A region of Mauremys mutica isolate MM-2020 ecotype Southern chromosome 2, ASM2049712v1, whole genome shotgun sequence DNA encodes the following proteins:
- the LOC123365111 gene encoding patched domain-containing protein 3-like codes for MGPEEPGAKAGTQQQRRGSGKMGSELDPEPGPGPEPTLPPHPHDNFALFLSRRFARLGGLVGAHPWPFLLLSLLLSGGLGAGFLFLPQRQANDIEGQFTPLGGPAKSERRFAREHFPTRDSERFSGQRLLTEGAFASLIAVSASGNNLLTAGAFGELLRLDGAVQRLAVPGGDPGTQLSYPDLCVRSNGSCSSPNPLLAAVQGEPARLESLLRQLTYPVFGSRVFMGTFLGGVQLDRGAGASRVQAAKALRLVYYLREDDAADRERSLQWLENFLKRIPAELEALNLTAVQVAYFTSVSRQEEFEGNIRKVIPLFSITYFLTITFSITSCLRVDCVRNKVWVAAFGVLSSGLAVLSSFGLLLFCGVPFVVTVANAPFLILGVGVDDMFIMISSWQQTNPKNKVEKRMAETYAEAAVSITITTLTDVLAFYIGIMTSFQSVKSFCLYTGTAFIFCYLYNITFFGAVLALNGRREEGNRHWLIFTKVKDIVQPHRSCLYNMCCVGGFSDKSSGREDEHPMNKFFRKYYGPFLTKIWTKVFVVLLYGGFLATSIYGCTQMKEGIDLRNLASDDSYVIRYYDWEDEYFSEYGPRIMVTITENVPYWNLSIRNDIENCMESLENNSYVAKSLSESWLRMYENVARIGSLNIDTKAFFMGNLSELYKLFPEFEWDIDIRYKEIAASRFFIQTVNVTTAVDEKNLLHQLRDLAKDCKIPLMVYHPAFIYYDQYIVIVPNTIQNVGIASGVMLCISLLLIPNLLCSLWVTFAIASVIVGVTGFMTYWDVNLDSISMINLVICIGFSVDFSAHISYAFVSSEKSTMNEKAVDALYLLGYPVLQGALSTILGVIVLSAAQAYIFRTFFKIMFLVILFGAVHGLVFIPVFLTFFGICGRSTNKRVNIKTIGEDSNSFSNTQNPNNVRCYENQIASNGDSFLEDNIIRQPNDIGMEKPNSGYLHSNFFPVSQNHDSNSFLYQNNAVMVYQKQIKQLHDEGKINPDCP; via the exons ATGGGGCCCGAGGAGCCGGGCGCGAAGGCCGGGACCCAGCAGCAGAGGCGGGGCAGCGGGAAGATGGGCTCCGAGTTGGACCCAGAACCAGGTCCCGGCCCCGAACCGACCCTCCCCCCGCACCCGCACGACAACTTTGCCCTGTTTCTCAGCCGGCGTTTCGCCCGGCTCGGGGGGCTGGTCGGCGCCCACCCGTGGCCCTTCCTGCTGCTCTCGCTGCTGCTCTCGGGCGGGCTCGGCGCGGGCTTCCTCTTCTTGCCGCAGAGACAAGCCAATGACATCGAGGGGCAGTTCACGCCGCTCGGGGGGCCCGCCAAGAGCGAGCGGCGCTTTGCCCGGGAGCATTTCCCGACCCGCGACTCCGAGCGCTTCTCCGGCCAGAGGCTGCTCACGGAGGGCGCCTTCGCCTCCCTCATCGCGGTCTCCGCCTCCGGCAACAACCTCCTGACGGCGGGAGCCTTCGGGGAGCTCCTGCGGCTGGACGGGGCGGTGCAGCGCCTCGCTGTTCCCGGCGGGGACCCAGGCACCCAACTCTCCTACCCGGACCTGTGCGTCCGGAGCAACGGGTCCTGCAGCAGCCCCAACCCGCTCCTGGCGGCCGTGCAGGGCGAGCCGGCCCGGCTAGAGTCCCTCCTCCGGCAGCTCACCTACCCCGTGTTCGGGAGCCGCGTTTTCATGGGCACCTTCTTAGGGGGCGTTCAGCTGGATCGCGGAGCGGGCGCCTCCCGGGTGCAGGCGGCCAAAGCCCTGAGGCTGGTTTATTACCTGCGAGAAGACGACGCCGCGGACCGAGAGAGGAGTTTGCAGTGGCTGGAAAACTTCCTCAAGCGCATCCCGGCTGAGCTGGAGGCTTTAAATCTCACCGCTGTCCAG GTGGCTTACTTTACCTCAGTATCCAGACAGGAAGAGTTTGAAGGAAATATCAGGAAAGTGATCCCCTTGTTTTCCATAACGTACTTTCTAACTATAACCTtttccattacttcttgtttaaG GGTTGACTGTGTACGAAATAAAGTATGGGTTGCAGCATTTGGAGTGCTGTCTTCTGGGTTAGCTGTGCTAAGCAGCTTTGGACTGTTGCTGTTCTGTGGGGTACCATTTGTCGTGACTGTGGCAAATGCACCATTTCTTATACTGG GGGTAGGTGTTGACGACATGTTCATTATGATCTCCTCCTGGCAACAGACGAATCCTAAAAATAAAGTTGAAAAGCGGATGGCTGAAACTTATGCAGAGGCAGCAGTGTCTATCACAATCACCACTCTCACTGATGTTTTAGCCTTCTACATAGGGATCATGACTTCCTTTCAGTCTGTGAAGTCCTTTTGTCTCTACACAGGAACTGCTTTCATCTTCTGCTATTTATACAACATCACATTCTTTGGAGCTGTTCTTGCTTTAAATGGTAGAAGGGAAGAAGGCAACAGACACTGGTTAATTTTCACAAAAGTGAAGGACATTGTTCAGCCTCACCGCTCCTGCTTGTACAACATGTGCTGTGTAGGAGGCTTTTCTGATAAATCTTCTGGGAGAGAAGATGAACATCCAATGAACAAATTCTTTAGGAAATATTATGGTCCTTTCCTTACAAAGATCTGGACCAAAGTGTTTGTGGTGTTGCTGTATGGAGGGTTCCTGGCTACTAGTATTTATGGGTGTACTCAGATGAAGGAAGGTATTGACCTGCGAAATCTGGCTAGTGACGATTCTTATGTCATTCGGTACTATGACTGGGAAGATGAATATTTCTCAGAGTACGGTCCTAGGATTATGGTCACTATCACAGAAAATGTACCTTATTGGAATCTATCCATTCGTAATGACATTGAGAACTGTATGGAGTCTTTAGAAAATAACTCCTACGTGGCCAAGAGTCTCTCAGAGTCATGGCTACGAATGTATGAGAATGTTGCTAGAATTGGTTCACTGAATATAGATACTAAGGCGTTTTTCATGGGTAATTTATCTGAACTATATAAATTATTTCCAGAGTTTGAATGGGACATTGATATTCGCTATAAGGAAATAGCAGCCTCACGTTTTTTCATTCAAACAGTGAACGTTACTACTGCAGTTGATGAGAAAAACCTTTTACACCAATTAAGAGACCTGGCCAAGGACTGTAAGATCCCATTAATGGTATATCACCCAGCATTTATATACTATGATCAGTATATCGTAATAGTGCCAAACACCATTCAGAATGTTGGAATTGCTTCTGGAGTCATGTTGTGTATTTCCTTGCTGCTTATTCCCAATCTGCTCTGCTCCTTGTGGGTAACTTTTGCTATTGCTTCTGTTATTGTTGGTGTTACTGGTTTCATGACATACTGGGATGTTAATCTTGATTCCATATCTATGATTAACCTTGTCATTTGCATCGGATTTTCAGTAGATTTTTCTGCTCATATATCTTATGCATTTGTTTCAAGTGAAAAGTCAACTATGAATGAGAAGGCAGTTGATGCACTGTATCTTCTTGGCTACCCAGTGTTACAAGGTGCTCTCTCCACTATATTAGGAGTAATTGTGCTGTCTGCAGCACAAGCTTACatcttcagaacattttttaaGATTATGTTTCTCGTTATCTTGTTTGGAGCTGTTCATGGTCTTGTTTTTATTccagtatttttaacattttttggaATTTGTGGCAGATCAACAAACAAAAGAGTAAATATCAAAACAATAGGAGAAGACAGCAACTCCTTTAGTAACACACAAAATCCAAATAATGTTAGGTGTTATGAAAACCAGATTGCCAGTAATGGAGACAGTTTTCTAGAAGACAATATTATTAGACAACCAAATGATATAGGAATGGAAAAGCCAAACAGTGGCTACCTCCACTCCAATTTCTTTCCAGTTTCACAAAATCATGACAGCAATTCTTTCCTCTATCAGAATAATGCAGTAATGGTTTACCAAAAACAAATCAAACAGCTTCATGATGAAGGTAAAATAAATCCAGATTGCCCATAA